The following are encoded together in the Lactuca sativa cultivar Salinas chromosome 1, Lsat_Salinas_v11, whole genome shotgun sequence genome:
- the LOC111907883 gene encoding glycolipid transfer protein 3 has translation MKRRREMEKQSSSELRSTIDELSLLAVMKLKHHRHLHHHNDPVITDDLPNDTHIPTRPFLSVCNFLLHLLDKIGPTMAVLRQDIHRNILRLEKMQELDPVLYSNVVEILKKEASEGTSRKMSSCSKAFVWLTRSLDFTSTLLDLIGKDLGVNIEQAVQEAYETTLKPWHGWISSTAYRVALKLVPDNKTLIGILMSETVDQETLKEELKSFTSLLASFLNELHTILETYKLHKVKAT, from the exons atgaaaagaagaagaGAAATGGAGAAACAATCTTCATCGGAGTTAAGATCCACCATCGATGAACTTTCTTTGTTAGCTGTCATGAAGCTTAAACATCAtcgtcatcttcatcatcataatGATCCTGTTATTACAGATGACCTGCCAAATGACACTCATATCCCTACCAGACCCTTCCTTTCTGTCTGCAATttccttcttcatcttcttg ATAAGATAGGGCCAACCATGGCAGTTCTGAGACAAGACATCCATCGGAATATACTG AGACTGGAGAAAATGCAAGAATTAGACCCCGTGCTTTATTCAAATGTTGTGGAGATACTAAAGAAAGAGGCAAGTGAAGGCACATCAAGAAAGATGAGTAGTTGTAGCAAAGCCTTTGTTTGGCTTACTAG ATCTTTGGACTTCACATCGACTTTATTGGACTTAATCGGGAAAGATCTTGGAGTGAACATCGAACAAGCTGTTCAAGAAGCATACGAAACCACTCTAAAACCATGGCATGGCTGGATCTCTTCTACGGCTTACAGG GTAGCATTGAAACTAGTTCCCGATAACAAAACCTTGATCGGGATTCTCATGTCAGAAACCGTAGACCAAGAAACTCTCAAAGAGGAATTAAAATCGTTTACATCATTGCTTGCATCATTTCTAAATGAATTACACACAATTttg GAAACCTATAAGTTGCACAAGGTAAAAGCAACATAA